GATGCCGGGACCCCTCCTTGCGGTCACCATCCGGCACGCTTCGGTCCGCGGTTTTTCCGCCGCGCCGCTGCTCGTCCTCGGGCACGCCATCCTCGAGGCGGCGCTCGTGTGCCTTCTCCTGTTCGGGCTGATCGAGTGGATCCGGGGAGACGCGGCGATCATCGCGATCGCCCTGCTCGGCTCCGCGATGCTCCTCCGGATGGCGGCCGGGATGGCCCGGGAGGTCCGCACGCTCCATTTTCACCCTACGACAAGCGGTTTCCATGGGCGGCCGAGCGACGGGAAGGGATCGGGAGGGGTCCGCCCCGTGATCGACGGGATCGTCACCTCCGCCTCGAACCCGTACTGGTCGCTCTGGTGGGCGACGATCGGCCTCGGGTACCTGCTGATTTCGCGCGGGCAGGGATGGCGGGGCGTCCTCGCCTTCTTCTCCGGGCACATCCTGTCCGACGCGGCGTGGTACCTCTTCGTCGGGGCGGCGGTTTCGGCGGGGCGGGGATGGTTCACCGACCGGGTCTACCGCGGCGTCGTCGGCGCCTGCGCCGTGTTTCTCGTCTTCTTCGCCCTCACCTTCGGGTATTTCGGGGTGGCGCGTCTTGTCCACATCATGTAGCGGGCGCATTTCCTCCATGGAGGCTTCGACATGAAGGCGGTCGTGATGGCGGGAGGGTTCGGAACGAGGCTTCGCCCGTTGACGGAGAAACTTCCCAAGCCGATGGCGCCCGTGGCGAACCGCCCGATGATGGAACACGTCGTCCGGCTGCTGGCCGCCGAGGGGATCGACGACCTCGAGGTGCTGCTCCACTTCTATCCGGAGAAGATCAGCTCCTTCTTCGGGGACGGGACTCCCTGGGGGGTCCGGATGAACTACGTGAACGCCGAGGCGGATTACGGCACCGCGGGGGCGGTGAAGAACGCGGAGGAGCGGCTCTCCGGGACCTTCCTGGTGATCAGCGCGGACATCATCACCGATTTCGACCTGTCGAAGGCGATCGACTTCCACAAGGAACGCGGGGCGGCGGTCACCATCGTCCTGACGCGCGTCCCCAACCCCCTGCAGTACGGCATCGTGATCACCGAGGAGGACGGCCGGATCGTCCGCTTCCTCGAGAAGCCGACGTGGGGGGAGGTCTTCTCCGACACGATCAACACGGGGATCTACATCGTCGAGTCCGAAGTGCTCGACCTCATCCCGCCGAAGAAGAACTGGGACTTCAGCAAGAACCTCTTTCCCGCCATGCTGGCCCGGGGCGACCGCCTGCTCGGCTACGTCGCGGAGGGGTACTGGAAAGACGTGGGGAATCTCGACGAGTACCTGAACGTCCACCTCGACCTCCTGGCGGGGAAGGTGAAGATCGGCTTCGAGGGGGAGAAGGCGGGGGAGCGGAGCGTCTGGATCGGCGAAGGGTCGAAGGTCGACTACACGGCGGAGCTTTCCAACGTGGTCCTGGGGAAGAAGTGCGTCGTCGGGTCCGGGGTGACGATGAGCAACGTCGTGGTCGGCGACGGATGCGTCGTCGAGGACGGGGCGGTCATCCAGTCCTCCGTGCTGTGGGAGCGCGTGTCGGTGGGGAAGGGAGCCCGGATCTTCGAGAACATCGTCGGATCCGACGTCCGGGTGGGGCACGGCGCCTTCCTCGCGGAGCGGGCGGTGATCAGCGACCATTGCGTCATCGGGACGGAGGCCGTGGTCAAGCCGAACGTGAAGGTGTGGCCTCACAAGGTGGTCGAGGACGGGGCGGTCCTGTCGTCTTCCCTCATCTGGGGGGAGAAGTGGGCGCGTTCCCTCTTCGGCGCCTACGGGATCGTCGGGCTGGCGAACATCGAGATCTCCCCCGAGTTCGCGGCGAAGGTCGGGGCCGCCTACGCCGCCACGTTCGGAAGGAAGGTGGTCCTCTCCACCAGCCGGGACAGCCACAAGGCGTCGCGGATGATCAACCGCTCGATCATGACGGGGATGCTCTCGGTCGGCGTCGACGTGCACGACTACGGCGTCACGCCCCTGCCGGTGGTGCGTTTCCTCTCGCGCTCCCATGGGGAGGAGCGGGGCGGCGTCCACGTCCGGAAGAGCCCGTTCAACGCGTCCTTCCTCGACCTCAAGTTCTTCGACGATTCCGGTCTCGACCTGCCGATGGGGCTGGAGAAGAACATCGAAAACCTGTTCTTCCGGGAGGACTTCGTCCGGGCCGACATTGAGGAGACGGGGGCGATCACCTTCCCGGTGGGCGGGTTCGACCTCTACATCGACGGGTTCGCGAAATCCGTCGATGCGCGGGCGATCAAGGATCGGAACTACAACATCGTGCTCGACTACTCCTACGGCTCCGCCGCCGTCATCTTCCCCCGGATCCTCGGACAGCTCGGGGTGGAGACGGTGGCGCTGAACGCCATCCTCGACCCGGCGCGCATCACCCGGTCGCAGGAGGAGTTCGACAAGGGGATGGGGCACCTCGCCGCGATCGCCAGGTCCCTCTCCGCGGACCTCGGGGTGATGCTCGACACCGGAGGCGAGAAGATCTTCCTGGTCGACGAGAAGGGGGACATTCTCCCCGACGCGACCGCGCTGCAGGTGATCACCCTCCTCGCCTGCCGGCAGGCGCGCAAGGGACTGGTCGGGGTCCCGGTCACCGCTTCCCGGAACGTGGAGAAGATCGCCGCGCGCTTCGGGATGGACGTGGTACGGACGCGCACGCTGCCGCGGTCGGTGATGGAAACGGCGGCGAGGGAGGGGGTCGCCTTCGCGGGGGACGGAGCGGGCGGGTTCGTCTTCCCGCGCTTCCAGCCGGCCTTCGACGGCATGTTCGCCATCGTGAAGATCATGGAGCTGCTGGCGGCCGAGGGGAGAGGCCTCGCCGACATCCTGCGCGAGATCCCGCCGACCGTCCTGATCCACCGGAAGATCCCCTGCGCCTGGGAGAACAAGGGGTCCCTCATGCGGATGCTGACCGGGCACGCCAAGGGGAAGCCGAGCCAGTTCATCGACGGGGTGAAGGTGTTCGAGGGGGAGGACTGGGCGCTGGTCTACCCGAGCCAGGACGAGGCGTACTTCCACCTGGTGGTCGAGTCGGAGGCCGGGCGGGCGGCGGAGCTGCTCGCCTCGGAGTACACGGACCTGTTCGCGTCCTGGGGGAAGAAGCTGTGACCGACGCCCGGCCGCTCCAGGTGCTGGCGATGGAGGTCGGCCCGCTGGCGGAGAACACCTACATCGTGGGGCACGTGGCGAGCGGGAAGGCGGTCGTGATCGACCCCGGAGACGAGGCCGACGAGATCCTGCGCCAGCTGGCCGGGCGGGGGTGGACCCTCGACAAGATCCTTCTCACCCACGGGCACTTCGATCACGTGGGGGCGGTCGCGGCCCTCAAGGAGCGGACGGGCGCCAGCATCCATATCCATCCGGACGAGGCGGAACGGATGCGGACGGCGGGCCGGCAAGGCGCGATGTTCGGGCTGCGCGTCCCCGACCCTCCGCCCCCCGATGTGCTCGTGCGGGAGGGCGACACCGTTTCCCTGGGGGACGTCGCGTTCCGCGTTCTCCACACCCCGGGACACACGCCGGGGCATGTGACGTACCTTTTCGGGGACCTCGCCTTCGTGGGCGATCTCATCTTCGAGGGGTCGATCGGCCGGACGGATCTTCCCGGGGGCTCCCTCGACGAACTGCTGCGCGCGGTCCGGGAGAAGATCTTCACGTTGCCCGGGGAGACGATCCTTTTTCCGGGGCACGGCCCGGCCACGACGGTGGGCGATGAAATGCGCGGGAACCCATTCTTCGCGGGGGAGG
This genomic stretch from Deltaproteobacteria bacterium harbors:
- a CDS encoding LysE family translocator, whose protein sequence is MDFGHPAAIFVSSFIIGLSGAMMPGPLLAVTIRHASVRGFSAAPLLVLGHAILEAALVCLLLFGLIEWIRGDAAIIAIALLGSAMLLRMAAGMAREVRTLHFHPTTSGFHGRPSDGKGSGGVRPVIDGIVTSASNPYWSLWWATIGLGYLLISRGQGWRGVLAFFSGHILSDAAWYLFVGAAVSAGRGWFTDRVYRGVVGACAVFLVFFALTFGYFGVARLVHIM
- a CDS encoding sugar phosphate nucleotidyltransferase; this translates as MKAVVMAGGFGTRLRPLTEKLPKPMAPVANRPMMEHVVRLLAAEGIDDLEVLLHFYPEKISSFFGDGTPWGVRMNYVNAEADYGTAGAVKNAEERLSGTFLVISADIITDFDLSKAIDFHKERGAAVTIVLTRVPNPLQYGIVITEEDGRIVRFLEKPTWGEVFSDTINTGIYIVESEVLDLIPPKKNWDFSKNLFPAMLARGDRLLGYVAEGYWKDVGNLDEYLNVHLDLLAGKVKIGFEGEKAGERSVWIGEGSKVDYTAELSNVVLGKKCVVGSGVTMSNVVVGDGCVVEDGAVIQSSVLWERVSVGKGARIFENIVGSDVRVGHGAFLAERAVISDHCVIGTEAVVKPNVKVWPHKVVEDGAVLSSSLIWGEKWARSLFGAYGIVGLANIEISPEFAAKVGAAYAATFGRKVVLSTSRDSHKASRMINRSIMTGMLSVGVDVHDYGVTPLPVVRFLSRSHGEERGGVHVRKSPFNASFLDLKFFDDSGLDLPMGLEKNIENLFFREDFVRADIEETGAITFPVGGFDLYIDGFAKSVDARAIKDRNYNIVLDYSYGSAAVIFPRILGQLGVETVALNAILDPARITRSQEEFDKGMGHLAAIARSLSADLGVMLDTGGEKIFLVDEKGDILPDATALQVITLLACRQARKGLVGVPVTASRNVEKIAARFGMDVVRTRTLPRSVMETAAREGVAFAGDGAGGFVFPRFQPAFDGMFAIVKIMELLAAEGRGLADILREIPPTVLIHRKIPCAWENKGSLMRMLTGHAKGKPSQFIDGVKVFEGEDWALVYPSQDEAYFHLVVESEAGRAAELLASEYTDLFASWGKKL
- a CDS encoding MBL fold metallo-hydrolase — its product is MTDARPLQVLAMEVGPLAENTYIVGHVASGKAVVIDPGDEADEILRQLAGRGWTLDKILLTHGHFDHVGAVAALKERTGASIHIHPDEAERMRTAGRQGAMFGLRVPDPPPPDVLVREGDTVSLGDVAFRVLHTPGHTPGHVTYLFGDLAFVGDLIFEGSIGRTDLPGGSLDELLRAVREKIFTLPGETILFPGHGPATTVGDEMRGNPFFAGEDAGR